In a single window of the Balaenoptera acutorostrata chromosome 3, mBalAcu1.1, whole genome shotgun sequence genome:
- the LOC130707584 gene encoding cyclin-Y-like protein 1 isoform X3 — protein MSAKAIESGGGDAIDPFRPESPSDDLALEPNPSDHPRASTIFLSKSQTAVRQKRKSNHLNHVSPGQLTKKYNSCSTIFLDDSIVRQPNLRTTLKRMTLAIYYHIKNRAADRSLDIFDERLHPLTREKIPEEYFEHDPEHEFIYRFVYTLFSAALLTADCAVVTLVYLERLLTYAEIDICPTNWKRIVLGAILLASRLWDDDAVRDVEYSQILKDVTVEDMNEMERHVLELLHFNINVPFSVYAKYYFDLRSLAHDNNLNVLFTPLTKQRARNYEAISRLCDDEYKDVCRAAMRRSFSADHFIGIRRSNAILS, from the exons ACTTAGCTTTGGAACCAAACCCTTCTGACCACCCAAGAGCCAGCACAATCTTTCTGAGCAAATCTCAAACAGCTG tgcgGCAAAAGAGGAAGAGCAACCATTTAAACCAT gtATCTCCAGGGCAGCTTACTAAAAAGTATAACTCATGCTCAACAATATTTCTAGATGACAGCATAGTCAGACAGCCTAATCTTAGAACCACACTAAAACG tatgaccttagcaatatattaccacataaagaacag agctGCAGATAGATCCTTGGATATTTTTGATGAGAGATTACATCCACTCACA cgaGAAAAGATTCCAGAGGAATACTTCGAGCATGATCCTGAACACGAATTCATTTACAGATTTGTTTATACTCTTTTTAGTGCCGCACTGCTAACTGCTGACTGTGCAGTAGTAACTttg GTTTACTTAGAAAGGCTTTTAACTTATGCTGAGATCGACATTTGccccactaactggaaaagaattgTTTTGGGAGCCATTCTTCTTGCCTCCAGGCTTTGGGACGATGATGCTGTACGGGATGTGGAGTACAGCCAGATCCTCAAGGACGTTACAGTTGAGGACAT gaatgaGATGGAAAGGCACGTCCTGGAGCTACTTCACTTTAATATTAATgttcctttcagtgtgtatgCCAAATACTACTTTGACCTTCGCTCCTTAGCACATGACAACAACCTGAATGTTCTATTCACTCCTCTTACCAAACAAAGAGCACGGAACTACGAG GCCATTTCCAGATTGTGTGACGACGAATACAAAGACGTGTGTAGAGCTGCTATGAGAAGGTCTTTCAGCGCTGATCATTTCATTGGTATTCGGCGCTCCAATGCCATCCTCTCTTAA
- the LOC130707586 gene encoding 10 kDa heat shock protein, mitochondrial-like has protein sequence MAGQAFRKFLPLFDRVLVERSAPEVVTKGGIMLPEKSQGKVLQAMVVAVGSGSKGKGGEIQPVSVKVGDKVLLPEYGGTKVVLDDKDSFLFRDGDVLGKYVD, from the coding sequence ATGGCAGGACAggcatttagaaagtttcttcccctctttgaccGAGTATTAGTTGAAAGAAGTGCACCCGAAGTTGTAACCAAAGGAGGCATTATGCTTCCAGAAAAATCGCAAGGAAAAGTATTGCAAGCAATGGTAGTAGCTGTTGGATCAGGCTCTAAAGGAAAGGGTGGAGAGATTCAACCAGTTAGTGTGAAAGTTGGAGATAAAGTTCTTCTCCCAGAATATGGAGGCACCAAAGTAGTTCTAGATGACAAGGATTCTTTCTTATTTAGAGATGGTGACGTTCTTGGAAAATATGTCGACTAA